Proteins encoded by one window of Candidatus Kuenenbacteria bacterium:
- a CDS encoding tRNA-dihydrouridine synthase, translated as MINNFWLKLSKPIVALAPMAGYTDSAFRLLCREFGADVVYSEMISVDGLCYKNKKTLDLLKFNSKECPLVFQLFGTDPDKFASAVKIINKIIAHHPVGIDINFGCPAPKVAQNGAGAALMNDLNKSYKIIQAVCDNSQLPVSIKIRAGIKNVSALDFIKKVKNLPWAAVMIHGRTLKQGFNGDIDCDLIKKIKTLIPDKIVLANGGLNSLEDAKDILNKTGADGLGLARGVIGNPWLFQEIKNNRSINTTLAERKKIILRHAKLFLKDNNNLIPLRKHLVHYFKGQKNASGWRQKIIQAETLSGIKSII; from the coding sequence ATGATTAATAACTTCTGGCTCAAGCTCTCAAAACCAATAGTCGCCCTCGCTCCCATGGCCGGCTACACCGACTCGGCTTTTCGCCTGCTTTGCCGTGAATTTGGCGCCGATGTTGTTTATTCAGAAATGATCTCTGTTGATGGCCTGTGTTATAAAAACAAAAAAACTCTTGATCTACTAAAATTCAATTCCAAAGAATGTCCCCTTGTTTTTCAGCTTTTCGGTACAGACCCAGACAAATTCGCCAGCGCTGTAAAAATCATTAATAAAATAATTGCTCATCACCCAGTGGGTATTGACATTAATTTTGGCTGCCCTGCACCCAAAGTTGCCCAAAACGGTGCTGGCGCCGCTCTTATGAATGATTTAAATAAATCTTACAAAATCATCCAGGCCGTTTGTGATAATAGCCAACTGCCAGTTTCTATAAAAATCCGAGCTGGGATAAAAAATGTCTCTGCTCTGGATTTTATAAAAAAAGTCAAAAATTTGCCTTGGGCTGCTGTTATGATCCACGGCCGCACCTTGAAACAGGGCTTCAATGGCGACATTGATTGTGATTTAATTAAAAAAATAAAAACGCTTATCCCAGATAAAATTGTCTTGGCCAATGGCGGCCTCAATTCGCTTGAGGACGCCAAAGATATTCTGAACAAAACTGGAGCCGACGGACTAGGGCTAGCTCGAGGAGTCATTGGCAATCCCTGGCTTTTTCAGGAAATAAAAAATAACAGATCCATCAACACCACTTTGGCTGAAAGAAAAAAAATAATTTTGCGCCACGCCAAATTATTTCTAAAAGACAACAATAATCTTATCCCCTTGCGGAAACACCTGGTCCACTATTTCAAAGGACAAAAAAATGCCTCTGGCTGGAGACAAAAAATTATCCAAGCTGAAACCCTGTCTGGAATAAAATCTATTATCTAA
- the thpR gene encoding RNA 2',3'-cyclic phosphodiesterase: MTKRLFLAIDLPEKMKDELVGWQRNLAGESGVRWTPRENLHITVAFLGDIEEDKIGELIEKVKGALRESKPFKLEFRGVVLAPPRGEPRMIWADFFENREFGELAKMIWLAAGDYVLPEIYNKIGEQKIHVTLARFRQPIYLSVLRQPELSEKIFEVGEIFLMESELTPEGPYYKTIFNFKF, from the coding sequence ATGACAAAAAGATTATTTTTGGCAATAGATTTGCCGGAGAAAATGAAAGATGAACTTGTTGGCTGGCAAAGGAATCTGGCTGGAGAATCAGGCGTGCGCTGGACGCCAAGGGAGAATTTGCATATTACTGTAGCTTTTTTGGGTGATATTGAGGAAGATAAGATAGGAGAGTTGATCGAAAAAGTGAAAGGAGCATTGAGAGAATCAAAGCCTTTTAAACTGGAATTTCGAGGGGTGGTCCTGGCGCCACCGCGAGGCGAGCCAAGAATGATTTGGGCTGATTTTTTTGAAAACAGGGAATTTGGTGAATTGGCAAAAATGATATGGTTGGCAGCAGGGGATTATGTGTTGCCGGAGATTTATAATAAAATTGGAGAGCAGAAGATTCATGTGACTTTGGCGAGATTTAGACAGCCGATTTATTTAAGTGTTTTAAGACAGCCGGAATTGTCGGAGAAAATTTTTGAAGTTGGGGAGATATTTTTGATGGAATCAGAATTGACTCCCGAGGGGCCGTATTATAAAACAATTTTTAATTTTAAATTTTAA
- a CDS encoding MGMT family protein, whose translation MEEFQKEVFRVVKKIPKGQVLTYKQVAKLAGRPKAYRAVGNILNKNYDPKIPCHRVIRSDGRVGGYNRGEVRKVEILRKEKAI comes from the coding sequence ATGGAGGAATTTCAAAAGGAAGTTTTTCGGGTGGTGAAGAAAATACCAAAGGGGCAGGTTTTGACCTATAAACAGGTAGCGAAATTGGCTGGGCGGCCCAAGGCGTATCGGGCAGTGGGGAATATTTTGAATAAAAATTATGACCCGAAAATACCGTGTCATCGGGTGATCCGGTCGGATGGGAGAGTGGGAGGGTATAATCGGGGAGAGGTGAGAAAGGTCGAGATATTGAGGAAAGAAAAAGCGATTTAA
- the mutM gene encoding bifunctional DNA-formamidopyrimidine glycosylase/DNA-(apurinic or apyrimidinic site) lyase yields MPELPEVETIKRELVELIKNPPNGEASKKIKSVDINLAKQVKMPKAKFLRLVEGQKIKNIRRRAKMIIFDLASGWHLVFHLKMTGQLIYRGKGGKLAGGGHPIRQDLEDLPNKYSHVIFNFQGGSRLFFNDLRQFGWVKLVNNKELEKIDKEFGIEPLEREFTFKRFKELLEKKQNKVIKPLLLEQGVIAGIGNIYAQEACFCAGIMPNRRVKDIDEAELKKLYNCLIKILKLAVEKKGTSADNYVDAFGRQGSMVEYLKVYDRKGKKCYKCRGEIKVMKQGSRTTAYCGACQR; encoded by the coding sequence ATGCCGGAATTACCAGAAGTAGAAACAATAAAAAGAGAGTTGGTCGAACTGATTAAAAACCCGCCCAATGGCGAGGCAAGTAAAAAAATAAAATCAGTAGATATAAATTTGGCCAAACAGGTGAAAATGCCCAAGGCTAAATTTTTGCGTTTGGTTGAGGGGCAAAAGATTAAAAACATAAGGCGCAGAGCCAAGATGATTATTTTTGATTTGGCCAGTGGGTGGCATTTGGTTTTCCATTTGAAAATGACGGGGCAGTTGATTTATCGAGGCAAGGGCGGCAAATTGGCCGGTGGCGGTCATCCGATTCGACAAGATCTGGAAGATTTACCCAATAAGTATTCGCATGTGATTTTTAATTTCCAAGGCGGGAGCAGATTATTTTTTAATGATCTGCGGCAGTTTGGCTGGGTAAAATTGGTAAATAATAAAGAGTTGGAAAAAATTGATAAGGAATTTGGGATAGAGCCACTGGAAAGAGAATTTACTTTTAAAAGATTCAAAGAGTTACTGGAGAAAAAGCAGAATAAAGTGATCAAGCCATTATTGCTGGAACAAGGCGTGATCGCTGGTATCGGTAATATTTATGCTCAGGAAGCGTGTTTTTGCGCGGGGATAATGCCCAATCGGCGGGTAAAGGATATTGATGAGGCGGAGTTAAAAAAACTTTACAACTGTTTGATTAAAATATTAAAATTGGCTGTAGAAAAGAAGGGGACCTCGGCTGATAATTATGTAGATGCTTTTGGTAGACAAGGATCTATGGTAGAATATTTAAAAGTGTATGATCGTAAAGGAAAGAAGTGTTATAAATGTCGAGGAGAGATAAAAGTTATGAAGCAGGGGTCGAGAACAACGGCGTATTGTGGAGCGTGCCAGAGGTAA
- the lysS gene encoding lysine--tRNA ligase: MLDEQQIRKEKLDKIKKAGVNPYPSKFQKKDEVIQIKEAEDGTKLKTAGRLLITRIMGKLCFAHIEDFSGKAQIALKADEVGEEKFKFFTDHFDPGDFIGVEGEVFTTHKGEKTLLVKKYELLSKALLPLPEKWHGLKDEEEKLRKRYLDMIANPEVKEMIIKKAKYYQSMREFLIKKGFVEVETPVLENTTGGADARPFITHHNALDMDVYLRISVGELWQKRLMVGGLEKTFEMGRIFRNEGMDAEHLQDYTSMEFYWAYANWRDNMRLTEELVKYVAKETFGTLKFKIKNFEVDLGKKWEEYDYREEILKRTKIDIDKTDVKEIKKKLQELKVEYDDFNNLERGIDQLWKYCRRQIAGPGYLVYPPKTVSPLAKESPERPGYVERFWLIMAGSELCNGYSELNDPLDQEERFREQQKMRDKGDDEAQMKDDDFVEALKHGMPPTTGLGISERLFAFLLDKPVRECQIFPLMKPRN, encoded by the coding sequence ATGTTAGATGAGCAACAAATCCGCAAGGAAAAGCTAGATAAAATAAAAAAAGCCGGGGTTAATCCCTATCCGTCAAAATTCCAGAAAAAAGACGAGGTGATACAGATAAAAGAAGCTGAAGACGGCACCAAATTAAAAACTGCCGGTCGGCTTTTGATTACTAGGATTATGGGCAAATTGTGTTTTGCTCACATTGAAGATTTTTCCGGTAAGGCTCAAATTGCCTTGAAAGCTGATGAGGTGGGTGAGGAGAAGTTTAAATTTTTTACAGACCATTTTGACCCGGGTGATTTTATTGGTGTGGAGGGTGAGGTTTTTACCACCCATAAAGGCGAGAAGACATTATTGGTGAAAAAATATGAATTATTATCAAAAGCGCTTTTGCCTTTGCCAGAAAAATGGCATGGTCTGAAAGATGAGGAAGAGAAATTGCGCAAAAGATATCTAGATATGATCGCCAACCCAGAGGTAAAAGAAATGATTATTAAAAAAGCAAAATATTATCAGTCCATGAGAGAATTTTTAATCAAGAAAGGATTTGTGGAGGTCGAAACCCCGGTTTTGGAAAACACCACTGGCGGAGCGGACGCTAGACCATTTATCACTCACCATAATGCTTTGGATATGGATGTTTATTTGCGGATTTCAGTTGGGGAACTCTGGCAGAAAAGACTCATGGTCGGCGGACTAGAAAAAACGTTTGAAATGGGTAGGATTTTCCGCAATGAGGGTATGGATGCCGAGCATTTGCAGGATTATACATCGATGGAGTTTTATTGGGCGTATGCTAATTGGCGAGATAACATGCGACTGACCGAAGAATTGGTGAAATATGTGGCCAAGGAAACTTTCGGGACTTTGAAATTTAAGATCAAAAATTTTGAAGTTGATTTGGGTAAGAAGTGGGAAGAATATGATTACCGTGAAGAGATTTTGAAGCGTACGAAAATTGATATTGACAAGACTGATGTCAAAGAAATAAAGAAAAAACTACAAGAACTGAAAGTAGAATATGATGATTTTAATAATTTGGAGCGGGGAATTGATCAGCTTTGGAAATATTGCCGTCGGCAAATTGCCGGTCCGGGCTATTTGGTTTATCCACCAAAAACCGTGTCGCCACTAGCCAAAGAATCCCCCGAGAGGCCAGGTTATGTGGAGAGATTTTGGCTTATTATGGCTGGTAGTGAACTTTGTAATGGTTATAGTGAGTTGAATGATCCATTGGATCAAGAAGAAAGATTTAGAGAACAACAAAAGATGCGAGATAAGGGTGATGACGAGGCGCAGATGAAAGATGATGATTTTGTAGAAGCCCTGAAACATGGTATGCCGCCGACAACCGGCCTTGGTATTTCCGAGCGGTTGTTTGCTTTTCTTTTGGATAAACCGGTGCGGGAGTGCCAGATATTTCCCTTGATGAAACCAAGGAATTAA
- a CDS encoding HDIG domain-containing protein codes for MEKSLSKLQITRETCFKLVGKYVSPEGRPHLFNTEAAMAALAREFGEDEHTWAMCGLLHDIDYEKITSKENMEAHMQEHCGEMTEKFLKEIDFPDDLIRAIQSHNEVQNIPRDSKLAKALFAVDGLTGFIVAVSKVMPDKLVSSVKIESVLKRFKEARFAAAVSRENIFTCESELGIPREKFVEIVLKAMKNV; via the coding sequence ATGGAAAAAAGCTTATCAAAATTACAAATTACTCGCGAAACCTGTTTTAAACTGGTAGGGAAATATGTGTCGCCGGAAGGCCGGCCGCATTTGTTTAATACTGAAGCGGCGATGGCGGCTTTGGCGCGGGAGTTTGGAGAAGACGAGCACACTTGGGCCATGTGCGGGCTACTTCATGATATTGATTATGAGAAAATTACGAGTAAAGAAAATATGGAAGCGCACATGCAGGAGCACTGCGGAGAAATGACCGAAAAATTTTTAAAAGAGATTGATTTTCCAGATGATTTGATTCGCGCCATTCAATCCCACAATGAAGTACAAAATATACCGAGAGATTCAAAATTGGCCAAAGCCCTTTTTGCGGTTGACGGCTTGACTGGGTTTATTGTGGCGGTTTCCAAAGTGATGCCGGACAAATTAGTTTCTTCAGTAAAAATTGAATCAGTTCTAAAAAGGTTTAAAGAAGCGCGTTTTGCCGCGGCAGTCAGTCGGGAAAATATTTTTACTTGCGAGAGCGAACTCGGGATACCGAGAGAAAAGTTTGTGGAGATAGTTTTGAAGGCAATGAAGAATGTATAA
- a CDS encoding four helix bundle protein: protein MENTKITKFTDLNAWKEAHKLVLLIYKITKDFPKEEIYGLTSQLRRCAISISSNIAEGFSRQSFKDKANFDSMALGSTTELQNQILVAKDVGYITAEKFNQIADQTIIVHKLINGLIKYSRSHNT, encoded by the coding sequence ATGGAAAATACAAAAATTACAAAGTTTACTGATTTAAACGCCTGGAAAGAAGCGCATAAGTTAGTTTTGTTAATTTATAAAATAACAAAAGATTTTCCCAAGGAAGAAATATATGGGTTGACTAGCCAATTAAGACGTTGCGCAATTTCTATTTCTTCTAACATTGCCGAAGGGTTCAGTCGACAATCGTTCAAAGACAAAGCAAATTTTGATAGTATGGCTCTTGGTTCGACCACAGAATTGCAGAATCAGATTTTAGTGGCAAAAGATGTTGGTTATATAACAGCAGAGAAATTTAACCAAATTGCCGACCAGACGATTATTGTTCACAAGTTAATCAACGGCTTAATAAAATATTCCCGATCCCATAATACTTAA
- a CDS encoding slipin family protein produces the protein MWYTILGIIVFLVLISLRQINQYERGVMFTMGRYTGMKNPGWRIVWPIFQSMKKVDIRVKAVDVPDQEAITKDNISVRVNAVIYYKISDAARAVIEVQDFYYAVSQLAQTTMRNAVGEVDLDQLLSNRDEVSKRIQMVVDAATDPWGIKVDSVELKDINLPEDMKRTIAKQAEAERERRAVIIKAEGEVVAAENMAKAANILASSQGALHLRTLQTINDVSSDQSNTLVFAIPLEVLRAFEGMKKV, from the coding sequence ATGTGGTACACAATTTTAGGGATTATTGTGTTTCTGGTCCTTATTTCTCTCCGCCAGATCAATCAATATGAACGGGGTGTGATGTTCACTATGGGCCGCTATACAGGCATGAAAAATCCGGGCTGGAGAATTGTTTGGCCGATTTTTCAATCAATGAAAAAAGTGGATATCCGCGTCAAGGCCGTGGATGTGCCAGATCAAGAGGCCATTACCAAGGATAATATATCGGTGCGCGTTAACGCGGTGATTTATTATAAAATATCTGACGCGGCCAGAGCAGTAATTGAAGTGCAAGACTTTTATTACGCCGTGTCACAATTAGCTCAGACTACTATGAGAAATGCTGTGGGCGAAGTGGATTTGGATCAATTGCTTTCTAACCGTGATGAAGTATCAAAAAGAATTCAGATGGTGGTGGACGCGGCCACGGATCCGTGGGGCATTAAAGTGGATTCAGTGGAATTGAAAGATATCAATTTGCCAGAAGACATGAAGAGAACGATTGCTAAACAAGCAGAAGCCGAGCGCGAAAGACGAGCGGTGATTATTAAAGCCGAAGGCGAAGTGGTGGCGGCCGAGAATATGGCCAAAGCGGCCAATATCTTGGCGAGTTCGCAAGGTGCTTTGCATTTGCGCACTTTGCAGACGATTAATGATGTTTCTTCGGATCAATCTAATACTTTAGTGTTTGCGATACCACTCGAGGTTTTGAGGGCGTTTGAGGGGATGAAGAAAGTATAA
- the serS gene encoding serine--tRNA ligase, with the protein MLDINKIRNQKEEVEKALLKRMERGSFDLDEIITLDDRRKELIQKTDELKAERNKFSKTKPTPEIIEEMKKVGENIKELDEKLARVEEELKEKLSALPNIPADDVVAGGKENNKVLKTFGDKPEFKFSAKDHVELATSLGLIDYERAAKMSGAGFWCYTGDGALLEWALLNYFIEFHKKNGYEFLLLPFLLNEASAYASGHLPKFREDLFWVEDGLCLDATSEMMINNFHRDDILDGEKLPKKYYSYSACFRREAGSYRKEERGMVRGHQFNKIEMFQFTKPEDSWVAFDELVKNAEELVSGLGLNFQTVQLAAADASAAMAKTIDIEVWIPSMNTYKEVSSVSNALDYQARRANIRYKAENGKNEFVHTLNGSGLATSRLIPAILEQFQQKDGSVEVPKVLQKMVGKKKIEKK; encoded by the coding sequence ATGCTTGATATAAACAAAATCCGCAATCAAAAAGAAGAAGTGGAAAAAGCCCTACTCAAAAGGATGGAGCGGGGGAGTTTTGATCTGGATGAAATAATTACATTGGATGACCGGCGAAAGGAACTAATTCAAAAGACTGATGAATTGAAGGCAGAGAGAAATAAATTTTCCAAAACTAAACCCACACCAGAAATTATTGAAGAGATGAAAAAAGTGGGGGAGAATATAAAGGAATTAGATGAGAAGTTGGCTAGGGTGGAGGAAGAATTAAAAGAAAAATTGTCAGCTTTGCCGAATATTCCGGCGGATGATGTCGTGGCAGGAGGCAAGGAAAATAATAAAGTTTTAAAAACATTTGGTGATAAACCAGAGTTTAAATTTTCAGCAAAAGATCATGTGGAATTGGCCACTAGCTTGGGCTTGATTGATTATGAACGCGCGGCCAAGATGAGCGGGGCTGGTTTTTGGTGCTATACTGGCGATGGGGCGCTGCTTGAGTGGGCGTTATTAAATTATTTTATTGAATTTCACAAAAAAAATGGCTATGAATTTTTGCTTTTACCATTTTTGTTAAATGAGGCGTCGGCTTATGCTTCCGGGCACTTGCCAAAATTTCGCGAAGATTTATTCTGGGTGGAGGACGGGCTGTGTTTGGACGCTACTTCAGAAATGATGATTAATAATTTTCACCGCGATGATATTTTGGATGGCGAAAAATTGCCCAAGAAATATTATTCATATTCGGCGTGTTTCCGGCGCGAAGCGGGGAGCTACAGAAAAGAGGAAAGAGGAATGGTTAGGGGACATCAGTTTAATAAAATTGAAATGTTTCAATTTACTAAACCAGAAGATTCTTGGGTCGCGTTTGACGAATTAGTAAAAAATGCCGAAGAATTGGTGAGTGGTTTGGGACTTAATTTTCAAACAGTGCAACTGGCAGCAGCTGATGCTTCGGCGGCGATGGCGAAAACTATTGATATTGAAGTCTGGATTCCATCAATGAATACTTATAAAGAAGTGTCGTCTGTTTCTAATGCTTTGGATTATCAGGCCAGACGGGCAAATATTCGTTATAAGGCGGAAAATGGCAAGAATGAATTTGTCCATACTTTGAATGGTTCAGGGCTGGCCACCTCTAGATTAATCCCAGCGATTTTGGAACAATTTCAGCAGAAAGATGGGAGTGTGGAAGTGCCAAAGGTTTTGCAGAAAATGGTGGGGAAGAAGAAAATAGAGAAAAAATAA
- a CDS encoding D-alanine--D-alanine ligase produces MKKINVAVIFGGRSGEHEVSLVSATSVIKNLNKKKYNIIQVGITKDGQWLVGPDTLKYLKTGQGKNFVREAIGPDTLKNKLGKNKIDVVFPVVHGTFGEDGTLQGLMELADVPYVGAGVLSSAVCMDKIMQKILCGAEKILVPDWIWFSKSEWSLIKGNKIYFKKWAEGIEKRLGYPMFVKPSNSGSSVGISKAHDRGELVKAIHEAVKYDRRILVEKGIEGAMEIEVAVLGNEKPEASTPGQVIPSNEFYDYDAKYVDGKSKSLIPAPLPKEVIKKIQDIAIESFRLLDGAGMARVDFLVKKETMGWKIYLNELNTIPGFTSISMYPKMWEASGAVFGKLLEALIILARRRYDEKKKLQTSYKTKKAWYK; encoded by the coding sequence ATGAAAAAAATAAATGTAGCAGTAATATTTGGCGGGCGGAGCGGGGAACATGAGGTGTCTCTGGTTTCGGCTACGTCGGTGATAAAAAATTTGAATAAGAAAAAATATAATATTATTCAGGTGGGTATCACCAAAGATGGCCAGTGGCTAGTGGGGCCCGATACTTTGAAATATTTGAAAACCGGACAGGGTAAAAATTTTGTAAGAGAGGCGATCGGACCAGATACCCTCAAGAATAAGCTCGGAAAAAATAAGATTGATGTGGTATTCCCGGTTGTACACGGGACCTTCGGCGAAGACGGGACGTTGCAGGGACTAATGGAGTTGGCTGATGTGCCATATGTGGGAGCCGGGGTTTTGAGTTCGGCTGTGTGTATGGATAAAATAATGCAGAAAATTTTGTGCGGAGCAGAGAAGATTTTAGTGCCAGATTGGATTTGGTTTTCCAAAAGCGAATGGTCTTTAATAAAAGGAAATAAAATTTATTTCAAGAAATGGGCGGAGGGTATTGAGAAACGATTGGGCTACCCAATGTTTGTCAAACCATCTAATTCTGGTTCGTCGGTAGGTATCAGTAAGGCCCATGATCGGGGGGAATTGGTCAAGGCGATTCACGAGGCAGTCAAATATGACCGGAGAATTTTGGTTGAAAAGGGAATCGAGGGCGCGATGGAGATAGAGGTGGCGGTTTTGGGCAATGAAAAGCCGGAAGCATCTACTCCGGGACAGGTAATACCATCAAACGAATTTTATGATTATGATGCCAAGTATGTTGATGGTAAGTCAAAGTCTCTGATCCCGGCTCCCTTGCCAAAAGAGGTGATAAAAAAGATACAAGATATAGCGATAGAGTCTTTCCGGCTATTGGATGGTGCGGGGATGGCCAGAGTAGATTTTTTGGTAAAAAAAGAGACAATGGGCTGGAAGATTTATTTGAATGAATTGAATACCATACCGGGTTTCACCTCAATCAGTATGTATCCAAAAATGTGGGAAGCGAGCGGGGCGGTCTTTGGTAAGTTGTTGGAGGCCTTGATAATACTTGCGAGAAGGAGATATGACGAGAAAAAAAAATTGCAGACTAGCTATAAAACAAAGAAGGCGTGGTATAAGTAG
- a CDS encoding cell division protein FtsQ: protein MMNRKFLKTKGQLDILAERKPKGRMGKSAHKKKRLVFLFFFFLILAGLIYFFVYSSFFRINRVIINGINEVENINAVQIGVNKYTEGYKFFIWPKNNILFLNKGKAVLFLGQDIKIEDIKIAKELPRTLIVEAKDKLPILFWQEVEQGYYIDKSGLVLAAVNDNTKYNLPVIARSTTTAVSVGVKIIGENDVSFIRMAIGKIGEKLRGFKIAKIEVKDYSNRDVSFYIDGGWRLIMSVAGKKEIDGALDNLVGFLEQEVVDTKQIEYIDIRIPDKIFYK from the coding sequence TTGATGAATAGAAAATTTTTAAAAACCAAAGGGCAGTTGGATATTTTGGCTGAGAGAAAGCCTAAGGGTAGGATGGGCAAATCGGCGCATAAGAAAAAAAGACTAGTTTTTCTTTTTTTCTTTTTTTTGATTTTGGCAGGATTGATTTATTTTTTTGTTTATTCATCATTTTTTAGGATAAATAGGGTTATTATTAATGGCATTAATGAGGTCGAGAACATAAATGCGGTGCAAATAGGAGTAAATAAATATACTGAAGGATATAAGTTTTTTATCTGGCCCAAAAATAATATTTTGTTTTTGAATAAAGGAAAGGCAGTTTTATTTTTGGGTCAGGATATAAAAATTGAGGATATAAAAATTGCGAAAGAATTGCCGAGGACTCTAATTGTGGAGGCCAAGGACAAATTGCCAATTCTTTTTTGGCAAGAGGTCGAGCAGGGTTATTATATTGATAAGAGCGGTTTGGTTTTGGCGGCCGTGAACGATAATACAAAATATAATTTACCGGTTATCGCGAGGAGTACGACCACGGCAGTATCGGTGGGGGTAAAGATTATTGGCGAAAACGACGTGTCTTTTATCAGAATGGCAATAGGTAAGATTGGTGAGAAGTTGAGGGGATTTAAAATCGCCAAGATAGAGGTCAAGGATTATAGTAACAGGGATGTTAGTTTTTATATTGATGGTGGGTGGAGGTTGATAATGAGTGTCGCAGGAAAAAAGGAGATTGATGGCGCCTTAGATAATTTGGTTGGTTTTTTGGAGCAAGAGGTGGTAGACACAAAGCAAATTGAGTATATAGATATTAGGATACCAGATAAAATATTTTATAAATAA
- the rsmI gene encoding 16S rRNA (cytidine(1402)-2'-O)-methyltransferase has translation MLYVIATPIGNLKDITLRALEALQEVDFILCEDTRVTKNLLNHYEIQDKKLISFHQHTDERKLAGLVELVKNNKVALVTDAGTPGINDPGGMLIKTLKHESIKTNQEIMVVPIPGACAAIAVLSASGFPTDEFLFKGFVPHKKGRQTFLKEVLNEKRTVVFYESCHRIIKCLEELKKFSEELVAEKELVVGRELTKKFETIYRGSIGEVLEKVKADPVKGEYVVVVH, from the coding sequence ATGCTGTATGTAATAGCGACGCCAATTGGAAATTTGAAAGACATAACACTTCGAGCGCTGGAGGCCTTGCAGGAGGTAGATTTTATTTTATGCGAAGACACCAGGGTAACCAAAAATTTATTAAATCATTATGAGATTCAGGATAAGAAACTAATTAGCTTTCATCAACATACTGATGAAAGAAAATTGGCAGGATTGGTGGAATTGGTAAAAAATAATAAAGTCGCTCTGGTGACTGATGCGGGTACGCCGGGGATAAATGATCCGGGGGGAATGCTCATTAAAACATTAAAACACGAAAGCATTAAAACAAATCAGGAAATTATGGTTGTTCCTATACCCGGAGCATGTGCGGCGATTGCGGTTTTGAGCGCGAGTGGTTTCCCGACTGATGAATTTTTGTTTAAAGGTTTTGTGCCACACAAAAAGGGCAGGCAGACATTTTTGAAAGAAGTTTTAAACGAAAAAAGAACAGTGGTTTTTTACGAATCATGCCATAGGATTATTAAGTGTCTCGAAGAATTAAAGAAATTTAGTGAAGAGCTCGTGGCAGAAAAGGAATTGGTGGTAGGAAGAGAGCTGACTAAAAAATTTGAAACAATCTACCGAGGGAGTATTGGTGAGGTTTTGGAGAAGGTGAAGGCGGATCCGGTGAAGGGGGAGTATGTGGTGGTGGTACATTAA